A genomic region of Barnesiella viscericola DSM 18177 contains the following coding sequences:
- a CDS encoding sulfatase-like hydrolase/transferase encodes MGWQETSVPFHSEVTPLNNRYQTPNMQKLAEKGVKFMQAYACAISSPSRCSLMSGMNAARHRVTNWTLNYNSNNDATGGSITLPDWNYNGIQPAGTTVNNATSITSLPQILHDNGYYTIHCGKAHFGAKNTAGEDPLKFGFDVNIAGGANGGPASYLGSDNYCTAGSDFWINGLDEYAEQGMFLTEALTQEACRVLGEHLDSQSNQPFYLYMAHYAIHAPYNADSRFTSRYTGVFDEQLGQTLNSTEVNIAALVEGMDKSLGDIMTFLDDRAIAENTISSCPITEVRP; translated from the coding sequence ATGGGTTGGCAAGAGACCTCTGTCCCCTTCCACTCCGAAGTGACACCTCTGAACAACCGCTACCAAACGCCCAACATGCAGAAACTGGCCGAGAAAGGCGTAAAATTCATGCAAGCCTACGCTTGCGCCATCTCCTCGCCATCGCGATGCAGCCTCATGTCGGGTATGAATGCCGCCCGTCACCGGGTAACCAACTGGACACTCAATTACAACTCGAACAACGATGCCACCGGGGGCAGTATCACCCTGCCCGACTGGAACTACAACGGAATCCAACCGGCCGGCACAACGGTAAACAACGCCACCTCGATTACCTCATTACCCCAAATTCTGCACGACAACGGCTACTACACCATTCACTGCGGCAAAGCGCACTTCGGAGCCAAGAACACGGCCGGTGAAGACCCGTTGAAATTTGGATTCGACGTGAACATAGCCGGAGGTGCCAACGGTGGCCCGGCCAGCTATTTGGGCTCGGACAACTACTGCACTGCCGGTTCGGACTTCTGGATCAACGGGTTGGACGAATATGCCGAACAGGGAATGTTCCTTACCGAAGCCCTCACCCAAGAAGCCTGCCGTGTATTAGGGGAGCACCTCGACAGCCAGTCCAATCAACCATTCTACCTCTACATGGCCCATTATGCCATACACGCCCCCTACAATGCCGACTCTCGTTTCACATCGAGATACACCGGTGTTTTCGACGAGCAACTGGGACAGACTCTCAACAGCACCGAAGTCAATATCGCCGCATTGGTTGAGGGTATGGACAAAAGTTTGGGGGACATCATGACCTTCCTCGACGACCGGGCAATTGCCGAAAATACCATCTCTTCATGTCCGATAACGGAGGTCAGGCCGTAG
- the tpx gene encoding thiol peroxidase translates to METTAFKGTPVHTCGHLPHTGSQAPRFTLTRGDLTELRSEELKGRRIVLNIFPSLDTAVCATSVRKFNQLAASLDNTTVVAVSKDLPFAQSRFCTTEGIENLIAASAFRSPEFAREYGVEMVNGPLAGLLARAVVIIDGTGRIIYTELVPEITHEPNYEAALKALK, encoded by the coding sequence ATGGAAACAACCGCATTCAAAGGCACCCCCGTACACACCTGCGGGCACCTGCCCCACACCGGGAGCCAAGCTCCCCGGTTCACCCTCACCCGAGGCGACTTGACCGAACTGCGCAGCGAAGAGCTGAAAGGCCGGCGCATCGTCCTGAACATCTTCCCCAGCCTCGACACGGCCGTCTGCGCCACCTCGGTACGCAAGTTCAACCAACTGGCCGCCTCACTCGACAACACGACCGTCGTAGCCGTGTCGAAAGACCTCCCCTTCGCCCAGTCGCGCTTCTGCACCACCGAGGGCATCGAGAACCTCATCGCCGCCTCGGCCTTCCGCTCGCCCGAGTTTGCCCGGGAATATGGCGTCGAAATGGTCAACGGCCCCCTGGCCGGACTGCTGGCCCGCGCCGTCGTAATCATCGACGGAACCGGCCGGATAATCTATACCGAACTCGTGCCCGAGATTACCCACGAACCCAACTACGAAGCCGCCCTCAAAGCGCTGAAATAA